The Budorcas taxicolor isolate Tak-1 chromosome 5, Takin1.1, whole genome shotgun sequence genome includes a window with the following:
- the LOC128049025 gene encoding 60S ribosomal protein L4-like: MACAHPLTAVYSKKGESSGKNVTLPAVFNAPIRPGIVNFVHTSLCKNNRQPYAVSELAGHQTSAESWGTGRAVARNPRVRGGGTHRSGQGAFGNTCRGGRMFAPTKTWRHWHYRVNTTQKRYAICSALAASALPALVVSKGHRIEEVPELPLVVEDRAEGYQKTMEAVLLLKKLKAWNDIKKAYASQRMRAGKGKMRNRRRIQHRGPCFVYNEDNGIIKAFRNIPGITLLNVSKLNILKLAPGGHVGRFCIWTESAFRKLDELCGTWRKAASLKSNYNLPMHKMLNTDRSRILKSPEIQSALRAPRKKVHRRVLRKNPLKNPRIMLTLNPYAKTMRGNTILPQAKNHKIRMDTAAAALEAKSDQKGVQGKKPVVGNEEKKAVGDKKLKKPVVGKKAAGTKKPAAEKKPTEKKPISEEKKAAA; this comes from the coding sequence ATGGCGTGTGCTCATCCACTGACAGCAGTGTACTCCAAAAAGGGGGAGTCCTCTGGCAAAAATGTCACTTTGCCTGCTGTGTTCAATGCTCCCATTCGACCCGGTATTGTTAACTTTGTTCACACCAGCTTGTGCAAAAACAACAGACAGCCCTATGCTGTCAGTGAATTAGCAGGTCATCAAACCAGTGCTGAGTCTTGGGGTACCGGCAGAGCTGTGGCTCGAAATCCCAGGGTTCGAGGCGGCGGGACTCACCGTTCTGGTCAGGGTGCTTTTGGAAATACGTGTCGTGGGGGCCGCATGTTTGCACCAACCAAGACCTGGCGACACTGGCACTACAGAGTGAATACAACACAGAAGCGATACGCCATCTGCTCTGCACTGGCTGCCTCAGCCTTACCGGCGCTGGTCGTGTCTAAAGGTCATCGTATAGAGGAAGTTCCTGAACTTCCTTTGGTGGTGGAAGATAGAGCTGAAGGCTACCAGAAGACCATGGAGGCTGTTTTGCTTCTGAAGAAACTTAAGGCCTGGAATGATATCAAAAAGGCCTACGCCTCTCAGCGAATGAGAGCTggcaaaggcaaaatgagaaaccGGCGCCGTATCCAGCACAGGGGACCCTGCTTCGTCTATAATGAGGACAATGGGATCATCAAGGCCTTCAGAAACATCCCTGGAATTACTCTGCTTAATGTAAGCAAGCTGAACATTCTGAAACTTGCTCCTGGTGGTCATGTGGGACGTTTCTGCATTTGGACTGAAAGTGCTTTCCGAAAGTTAGATGAGCTGTGTGGCACTTGGCGTAAAGCAGCCTCCCTCAAGAGTAACTACAACCTCCCCATGCACAAGATGCTCAATACAGACCGCAGCAGAATCTTGAAAAGCCCAGAAATCCAAAGTGCACTCCGAGCACCACGCAAGAAGGTTCATCGCAGAGTCCTGAGGAAGAATCCACTGAAAAACCCAAGAATCATGTTGACGCTTAACCCATATGCAAAGACCATGCGCGGGAACACCATTCTTCCACAGGCCAAGAACCACAAAATCCGCATGGATACGGCAGCAGCAGCACTAGAAGCCAAATCAGATCAGAAAGGGGTTCAGGGCAAGAAGCCTGTGGTGGGAAACGAAGAAAAGAAGGCTGTCGGCGATAAGAAGCTGAAGAAGCCTGTGGTGGGAAAAAAGGCTGCGGGGACCAAGAAACCAGCAGCTGAAAAGAAGCCCACAGAAAAGAAACCCATCTCAGAGGAAAAGAAGGCTGCTGCATAA